The sequence below is a genomic window from Nitrososphaerota archaeon.
GCTTGCCTCATTTGCAATAACTTGCGCAGTTACTTTATTGTCCCCAGTTATCATTACTGTGGCAATACCCGTCGCGCGGATTTCGTCTATCTTTTCTTTGATGCCTTTCTTTATCGCATCCTTCAGAACTACTAGACCGATAACTTTCTTGTTGATCGCTATGACAAGCGGCGTACATCCATTTAGCGATACAGCCTGTGCCTTCCACTTCAGTTCAGCTTCGTTGACATCTTCTACCATCCTGAACATTGTGTCTAGCGAGCCTTTGAGTAACCTGATCTCTTGATTTTTTCTATCAAGTTCAAGGAGTATTTTTGCAAACTTACTTTCTGACTTTGCAGTTGTCTTCTCCCTAATTGCTCTCCTCTTAGGAACAAACTCTATTCCGCTGAATCTGGTTTCTGCAGAGAACTCGATCTGCTTAGCTACCAGCATCTTTTCGACTAGAGGGGGGATGAAGCCATTCTCTTCAGCCAGCGCAAGTATGGATTTTCCCTCGTGGGTGTTGTCGTGTATAGATGCTGCATATGCTGCCTGACCGACATCTTCTTCGGTCCAATCCTGCATAGGAACGAACTGCACGGCACTTCTGCCCCCTTCTGTGATAGTGCCTGTTTTGTCCAGAACCAGAATGTCGCAGTCCCCTGCTGCTTCTATCCCCTTCCCTGACTTCACAATTATGTTGTCCGAGCCCAATCTTGCCATTCCAGCAACTCCAATTGCAGGTAATAATCCTCCAATGGTTGTAGGCATTAGAGCCACTAACAACGCTACCATAATCGCGATGTCAACAGAATAACCTAGAAGATGACTAAAGAAAAACAGACCCCCTATTACTATAACGAATATTATAGATAGACCCGCGAGCAGTATTGAAAGGGCAGTCTCATTCTTTGTCTTAGGTCTTGTCGAGCTTTCGATCAGCCCCACCATTTGATCTAAGAAACTCTTCCCTGTTTCTGCTGTGATCTCTATTACCAGTTCATCTGTAGCTACCCTAGTTCCTCCCATTACATGAGCGTTTTTTTCTTTTACAACAGGATTTGATTCTCCTGTTAACATCGATTCATCGACAAATGCTGTACCCTTGCTGACTAGCCCATCTCTGGGAATTATCTCCCCTGCATAGACTTTGACTTCTTCGCCTGGTTTCAGGCTTGAAGATTTTACCATTACATCTTTTCCATCTTCTAACTTCCTTGCAAGAATCTCTCTTTCAAGAGTCCTGAGGAAATCGACACTGGCCTTTGCCTGATATTCAGCAATAGCTTCGGAGAATGTAGCAAACCATATTGTAACCAGCAGTATAGCTGCAAGCTGGAAGTAGAATGTGGAGTCTTTGAGGATAAATTGGCTCCATATGGAAGGGAAGAGTCCTCCGATGGAAGCTATTGCAAAACCTACCTCTACAATGAACATTACGACATTGTTCTTGGCCAGGTACAGAGGATCAAGTTTCCTTATAGACTGTTTGACCACGTTTGTGCTTATTGATATGGGAACATTTTCCTTCATCTTCCGCACCTCAAAGGGACCAAGGCCCTATGGCCAAGAATGGAAAGAATGTGAGAGCTGTTAATAGAAATATTATGCTTATCAGCAAAATGATGAATAGGGCTCCTTGGGTCTTTATCGGTTCAACTATCTCCTTTCTTTGCTTTAGAGTAAATGATCCAGCAATTGCCAGCATCAGCCCTATCGGAGCGTATCGACCGAGTAGCATGACTATTGCGGTTGAAATGTTCCAGAATGGCGTGTTTGCAGAGGCTCCAAAGTAGCCTGAGCCGTTGTTTGCCGCTGCAGAAGAATATTCGTATAGCACCTTAGTGAACGATAGTGCTGTCGTGTCACCTAAAAGTGTGTGAGCATAACCAGTCATGAACGAGATTGCAGTTGAAGCAAGAATTAGGATAGGGTGCAGGAGAAATATCAGGACTGAAAGTTTGATATCTCTAGGGCTGATCTTCATGCTCATGAACTCAGGAGTCTTGCCCACCATGAGCCCTACGATGAACAGCGTCAGAATGATGTAAACTATGATGTACATTATTCCAGTTCCATCAGCACCAGGCATGGCCTGAATGAACATAGCTAAGAGCAAAGACATTATAGTATTAGGCGACATTGCTGTCAATAGAGCATTTACTGCACCGGTGTTGGTAGAGATGGATGCTACATTGAATATTATGCTTCCAAAGTTGCCGAACCTGGTCTCAAGACCAATAGGATTGCTTTCAGCAGACAGCGCAATGATTAGTAGAGCTGCAAATCCTAGAAGCAAGGTAATCAGAATGGCCAGCCCTCTCCCTCTTCCTAGCAGGCTCGCGTAAGATATGGGGAAAGAGAGAGGTATTACTAACATCAGAAACATGGAATAGAGGTTCGTCAGGCCATTAGGATTCTCAAATGGATGGGCAGAATTGGCTCCGAAGAACCCGCCACCGTTGCTTCCAAGTTGCTTTATGGACCCAAGTGATGCCACTGGCCCTAGAGCTATCTGCCGCTCATCGCCCTCAAGTGTTCTGACCGTGACTGATGTATCAAGAGTCTGAGGAACTCCTAAGGCGATGAAGAGCAGCGAAGAAACTACTGCTATAGGAAGTAATAGCGTAAGAATTATTCGCACAAAATCTATGTAGAAGTTTCCTAGGCCGAAGTCTTTCCGTACAAAGCTCCTAATAAATGCGAAAGCCGCGCATATTCCAGAGGCTGGTGCAACGAACATCGCGTAGGTGATCCC
It includes:
- the kdpA gene encoding potassium-transporting ATPase subunit A: METIVTRLNPILLIIVLLASTLSVSAILGLYIARMISYELQPLERPLARLERKLSKILGLGEVHEMTWREYFTALLITNLIAAALVFCVLVLQGIMFGHEGFSIDLAFHTATSFITNTDLQHYNGEELSSFSQMIGITYAMFVAPASGICAAFAFIRSFVRKDFGLGNFYIDFVRIILTLLLPIAVVSSLLFIALGVPQTLDTSVTVRTLEGDERQIALGPVASLGSIKQLGSNGGGFFGANSAHPFENPNGLTNLYSMFLMLVIPLSFPISYASLLGRGRGLAILITLLLGFAALLIIALSAESNPIGLETRFGNFGSIIFNVASISTNTGAVNALLTAMSPNTIMSLLLAMFIQAMPGADGTGIMYIIVYIILTLFIVGLMVGKTPEFMSMKISPRDIKLSVLIFLLHPILILASTAISFMTGYAHTLLGDTTALSFTKVLYEYSSAAANNGSGYFGASANTPFWNISTAIVMLLGRYAPIGLMLAIAGSFTLKQRKEIVEPIKTQGALFIILLISIIFLLTALTFFPFLAIGPWSL
- the kdpB gene encoding potassium-transporting ATPase subunit KdpB, with product MKENVPISISTNVVKQSIRKLDPLYLAKNNVVMFIVEVGFAIASIGGLFPSIWSQFILKDSTFYFQLAAILLVTIWFATFSEAIAEYQAKASVDFLRTLEREILARKLEDGKDVMVKSSSLKPGEEVKVYAGEIIPRDGLVSKGTAFVDESMLTGESNPVVKEKNAHVMGGTRVATDELVIEITAETGKSFLDQMVGLIESSTRPKTKNETALSILLAGLSIIFVIVIGGLFFFSHLLGYSVDIAIMVALLVALMPTTIGGLLPAIGVAGMARLGSDNIIVKSGKGIEAAGDCDILVLDKTGTITEGGRSAVQFVPMQDWTEEDVGQAAYAASIHDNTHEGKSILALAEENGFIPPLVEKMLVAKQIEFSAETRFSGIEFVPKRRAIREKTTAKSESKFAKILLELDRKNQEIRLLKGSLDTMFRMVEDVNEAELKWKAQAVSLNGCTPLVIAINKKVIGLVVLKDAIKKGIKEKIDEIRATGIATVMITGDNKVTAQVIANEASIDQFVAEAVPADKLRRVEEEQIKGHVVGMVGDGANDAPALAKSDIGLAMNSGTAVAKEAANMIDLDSNPSKILNVVKIGKQLLMTRGAITTFSVTNDIAKYFTILPAIFVAQNPKFAAFNIMQLDAETAVLSTLIFNALVIPLLIPLALKGIKFSPGSPQGTFIRNMLIYGVGGALLPFIAIKGIDIVLSILV